The proteins below come from a single Chelmon rostratus isolate fCheRos1 chromosome 10, fCheRos1.pri, whole genome shotgun sequence genomic window:
- the phf8 gene encoding histone lysine demethylase PHF8, whose amino-acid sequence MASVPVYCLCRLPYDVTRFMIECDICQDWFHGSCVGVEEDKAAEIDLYHCPNCQVTHGPSVMRKRRGGNKQTDGGAAGARDPSRPVKTGSPQFVRELRSRTFPNADEVLLKPSGAQLTVEFLEEHSFSVPVMVLRRDGLGMTLPPSSFGVSDVEHYIGADKEIDVIDVSRQCDLKMRLGDFVEYYNSPNRDRVLNVISLEFSETRLSNLVETPKIVRKLSWVENLWPEESVFERPNVQKYCLMGVKDSYTDFHIDFGGTSVWYHVLRGEKIFYLISPTPANLALFERWSSSTNQNEMFFGDQVDMCYKCSVKQGNTLFIPTGWIHAVLTPVDCLAFGGNFLHSLNIDMQLRAYEIEKRLSTADLFRFPNFETVCWYVGKHLLDTFRGLRENRRHPATYLVHGAKALNNAFRSWTRKEALSEHEVEIPETINTQTLVKDLAKEIRLVEDIFQQNIGRTGPQFPGSPLSKAPLTTSQNSGRPPGKKKGPKPKEVIGGLGPPGTKKKSQKGLLKAEAGELDLIEIHTKHTLKKFQPGKSRNKNKLELPLEEFEGKLNKSKLKLVLTNGKIQGKKDGSSNGAGSAGNYKHLAMEGSSLSDLESEDELQIDETPPPRRKPAGPSKKKKLSGLPRKLPRAKPCSDPNRIREPGEVDFDIEEDYTTDEEALAAHGVKGGAGGILDLLKASKQVAGLDSATLSEEAPASPSTRDAIQGMLSMANPPSSSSSSSSSSPLSISGGLTEGLGTVKEKGGRAVWVTGGAKKTGSPEKKPVIQRPGKRPIKRPARHLSDEESPDEQETLGTCFKDSDYVYPSLESDEEDHANKAKMKRKKNWDDTPWSPKARVMPTLPKQDRPAREGARVASVETGLAAAAAKLAQQEQQKPAKRKYTKKQRPPAPVVTPPPIQTEPAPPSPTPAPESAADFSPERRMDYYSASLLDHEYTAGPGPFGPGGPRGSGAMAPGVFLTSRRPSLSPQNSSSHSGASPAGLASQGTTGVGQGKRPKKGLATAKQRLGKILKIHRNGKLLL is encoded by the exons atggcATCGGTGCCAGTGTACTGCTTGTGTCGCCTGCCATATGATGTGACGCGCTTCATGATCGAGTGTGACATTTGTCAGGACTGGTTCCATGGAAG CTGTGTTGGCGTAGAGGAGGACAAAGCAGCTGAGATTGACCTGTATCACTGCCCCAACTGTCAGGTCACTCATGGGCCATCTGTCA TGCGCAAACGACGTGGAGGCAATAAGCAGACAGatggtggtgctgctggagcaAGAGATCCAAGTCGGCCTGTTAAGACAGGGAGCCCACAGTTTGTCAGGGAGCTACGGAGCCGCACCTTTCCAAA TGCGGATGAAGTCTTGCTAAAGCCGTCTGGGGCCCAGCTCACAGTCGAGTTTCTGGAAGAGCATTCATTCAGTGTTCCTGTCATGGTGCTGAGGCGGGATGGCCTTGGCATGACCCTTCCTCCATCATCATTCGGTGTCAGCGATGTGGAGCACTACATAG gTGCAGACAAAGAGATTGATGTAATTGATGTGTCTCGCCAGTGTGACCTGAAGATGCGATTGGGAGACTTTGTTGAATACTACAACAGCCccaacagagacagagtgcTCAATGTCATCAGCCTGGAGTTCTCTGAGACCAG GCTGTCAAACTTGGTGGAAACTCCTAAGATTGTGAGGAAACTGTCATGGGTGGAAAACCTCTGGCCCGAAGAGTCTGTGTTTGAACGCCCCAATGTGCAGAAGTACTGCCTAATGGGAGTGAAGGATAGCTACACAGACTTCCACATTGACTTTGGAGGCACCTCAGTATGGTACCATGTCCTGAGG GGCGAGAAAATCTTCTACCTAATTTCCCCCACCCCAGCCAACTTGGCTCTTTTTGAGCGGTGGAGTTCCTCAACCAACCAGAATGAAATGTTCTTTGGAGACCAGGTTGATATGTGTTACAAGTGCTCTGTTAAACAAGGAAACACCTTGTTCATACCAACAG GGTGGATTCATGCTGTGCTGACTCCAGTGGACTGCCTTGCCTTTGGAGGAAACTTTCTGCATAGTCTCAACATTGACATGCAGCTGAG gGCATATGAAATAGAGAAGAGATTAAGCACAGCAGACCTGTTCAGATTTCCCAACTTTGAGACTGTGTGCTGGTACGTTGGAAAGCACCTTCTTGATACCTTCAGAG GTTTGAGAGAAAACCGCAGACACCCTGCCACTTACCTTGTTCATGGAGCTAAGGCCCTGAACAATGCTTTCCGCAGCTGGACCCGTAAAGAG GCTTTATCAGAGCATGAAGTTGAAATTCCGGAAACCATCAATACTCAGACACTAGTGAAGGACCTGGCCAAGGAGATTCGTCTGGTTGAG GACATCTTCCAACAAAACATTGGCCGCACTGGACCTCAGTTTCCTGGTTCGCCACTCTCTAAAGCTCCCCTGACCACCTCTCAGAATTCAGGACGCCCccctggaaaaaagaaaggaccCAAGCCCAAGGAGGTGATAGGTGGTCTTGGGCCCCCAGGAACCAAGAAGAAGAGTCAGAAGGGGTTGCTTAAGGCCGAAGCAGGAGAACTTGACCTCATTGAGATTCACACCAAACATACACTCAAAAAATTTCAGCCTGGCAAGTCCAGAAACAAGAACAAG TTGGAGTTGCCTTTAGAGGAGTTTGAAGGGaagttaaataaaagcaaactgaaACTCGTGCTGACCAATGGAAAAATCCAAGG TAAGAAGGACGGCAGCAGTAATGGTGCAGGAAGTGCTGGAAACTACAAACACCTTGCTATGGAGGGATCCAGTCTGTCTGACTTGGAGTCTGAGGATGAGCTGCAGATTGATGAGACCCCTCCTCCACGACGCAAGCCTGCAGGACCtagcaagaaaaagaaactgagtG GTCTTCCTAGGAAGCTGCCCAGAGCCAAACCCTGCTCTGACCCCAATCGCATCAGGGAGCCAGGAGAGGTGGACTTTGACATTGAG GAGGATTACACCACAGATGAAGAGGCGCTAGCCGCCCACGGAGTGAAGGGTGGCGCGGGGGGCATTCTGGACTTATTGAAGGCCAGCAAACAAGTAGCAGGCTTGGACTCTGCAACACTCAG TGAGGAAGCTCCAGCCTCTCCCAGTACCCGTGATGCCATTCAGGGTATGCTGTCCATGGCCAATCCCCCTTCCTCGTCCTCATCTTCCTCGTCTTCATCTCCATTATCTATTTCTGGAGGCCTGACAGAGGGATTGGGGACAGTCAAGGAAAAAGGTGGCAGGGCTGTATGGGTGACTGGTGGGGCCAAAAAGACAGGAAGTCCTGAGAAGAAACCTGTCATCCAGCGGCCTGGAAAACGGCCAATTAAACGGCCAGCGCGTCACCTTAGCGATGAGGAGAGCCCAGATGAGCAAGAGACTCTGGGAACCTGTTTTAAAGATTCAGACTATG TTTACCCGTCCTTGGAGTCTGATGAGGAGGATCATGCTAACAAAGCTAAGATGAAGCGAAAGAAAAACTGGGATGACACACCTTGGAGCCCAAAAG CCAGGGTGATGCCCACCCTTCCCAAACAGGATCGGCCAGCCAGGGAAGGTGCTCGAGTCGCATCTGTAGAAACTGGtcttgcagctgctgctgccaagcTGGCACAGCAA GAGCAGCAAAAGCCTGCTAAAAGGAAGTACACCAAAAAGCAGCGTCCTCCAGCTCCGGTGGTCACTCCTCCCCCAATTCAGACTGAGCCAGCCCCACCCTCACCAACACCTGCTCCAGAGTCTGCGGCAGACTTCAGCCCAGAAAGAAGGATGGATTACTACTCTGCTAGTCTGTTGGACCATGAGTACACAGCAGGACCAGGACCTTTTGGCCCTGGAGGCCCGAGAGGCAGCGGAGCCATGGCCCCTGGCGTATTCCTCACTTCACGCCGACCTTCATTGTCTCCGCAGAACAGCAGCTCTCACTCTGGTGCATCCCCTGCAGGTTTAGCCAGTCAAGGCACAACAGGAGTTGGTCAAG GGAAACGTCCAAAGAAAGGACTTGCAACTGCAAAACAGAGACTtggaaaaattctgaaaattcACCGCAATGGCAAACTTCTCTTGTGA